A window of the Oscillospiraceae bacterium NTUH-002-81 genome harbors these coding sequences:
- a CDS encoding pyridoxamine 5'-phosphate oxidase family protein → MLNEAVINVLKNGMWDLATCANGEPNVVPVAFKDVTEDGKLVVGDVFLETTLNNIRANGGKIAISAYDAQSLEGYQIKGTAEYVTEGAVVDTFKAMVEKMFNGAATAKGALIITPAKVIVTTPGADNKKEI, encoded by the coding sequence ATGTTAAATGAAGCAGTGATCAACGTATTAAAAAATGGCATGTGGGATCTGGCAACCTGCGCAAACGGAGAGCCCAATGTGGTGCCCGTTGCCTTTAAGGATGTGACGGAGGACGGCAAGCTGGTGGTAGGAGATGTTTTCCTGGAGACCACATTGAACAATATCCGCGCAAACGGCGGAAAGATTGCCATTTCTGCATATGATGCACAGAGCCTGGAGGGATATCAGATCAAGGGAACGGCGGAATATGTGACAGAGGGAGCTGTCGTTGACACCTTCAAGGCGATGGTCGAGAAGATGTTCAACGGTGCGGCGACTGCCAAGGGTGCCCTGATCATCACACCTGCCAAAGTCATCGTTACGACACCGGGTGCGGACAACAAGAAAGAGATTTAA
- a CDS encoding GNAT family N-acetyltransferase: MITYTEEKKFTKQQVQQLFLSVNWTSGNYPERLYRALLHSSTVLTAWDGEKLVGLIRVLDDTAMLAQIHYVLVHPAYHGQGIAGHMLELIKEKYRDFLYIEAMPEDKKNVPFYEKHGFSVMEKGAAIQIWHDLEPENEGGPEQSDDRIGERE; this comes from the coding sequence ATGATAACTTATACAGAAGAAAAGAAATTTACAAAACAGCAGGTACAGCAGTTGTTTCTGTCGGTGAACTGGACGTCAGGTAACTACCCGGAGCGGCTGTATCGGGCATTACTGCATTCTTCCACGGTGCTCACCGCCTGGGACGGGGAGAAGCTGGTGGGCCTTATCCGGGTGCTGGACGATACCGCGATGCTGGCGCAGATTCACTATGTGCTTGTGCATCCGGCTTATCACGGACAGGGCATTGCCGGTCACATGCTGGAGCTGATCAAGGAGAAATACCGGGATTTCCTGTATATCGAGGCCATGCCGGAGGATAAAAAGAATGTGCCCTTTTATGAAAAGCATGGGTTCTCCGTGATGGAAAAAGGGGCTGCTATCCAGATCTGGCATGACCTGGAGCCGGAAAATGAAGGCGGACCAGAACAATCTGATGATAGAATAGGGGAGCGCGAATAA